The Collimonas sp. PA-H2 genome contains a region encoding:
- the hslO gene encoding Hsp33 family molecular chaperone HslO encodes MDVTTMLETSDTAGDSLQKFMVENAAVRGELVELSTTWQQVLTHHHYPQPVTTLLGEMMAAAALMSANLKFNGVIVMQIHGDGPVRLLVAECDSQLHMRATAKLAPDAVIDDDASMSQLVNLNGQGRFVITLDPQDKMPGQKPYQGIVPLDGESVSTVIENYMLRSEQLDTKLWLAADDKVARGLLLQKLPNHGGIDAPVNDDLETWNRFMALGGTLQPKEMLTTDIQTLMRRLFWEENIRVFEPQLPSFQCNCSREKVGNMLKMLGKPEIEEALADLGKLAVDCDFCGQHYEFDKVDCAHLFATEAPVEALLTTGTSKH; translated from the coding sequence GACACGGCCGGCGATTCGCTGCAGAAATTCATGGTGGAGAATGCCGCAGTGCGCGGCGAGCTGGTAGAGCTGTCCACCACCTGGCAGCAGGTGCTGACCCATCATCACTATCCGCAGCCGGTGACGACCCTGCTGGGTGAAATGATGGCAGCCGCGGCTTTGATGTCCGCCAACCTGAAATTCAATGGCGTCATCGTCATGCAGATTCACGGCGACGGCCCGGTCCGCCTGCTGGTGGCCGAGTGCGATTCGCAGCTGCACATGCGCGCTACCGCCAAGCTGGCGCCGGACGCGGTGATCGACGACGATGCCAGCATGTCGCAGCTGGTCAACCTGAACGGCCAGGGGCGCTTCGTCATTACGCTCGATCCGCAAGACAAGATGCCAGGCCAGAAACCCTACCAGGGTATCGTGCCGCTGGACGGCGAGAGCGTCTCCACGGTCATCGAAAACTACATGCTGCGCTCGGAACAGCTGGATACCAAACTGTGGCTGGCCGCCGACGATAAGGTTGCACGCGGCCTGCTGCTGCAAAAACTGCCGAATCACGGCGGCATCGATGCACCGGTCAACGACGACCTGGAGACATGGAACCGCTTCATGGCGCTGGGCGGCACCCTGCAGCCGAAAGAAATGCTGACGACCGATATTCAGACCCTGATGCGGCGCCTGTTCTGGGAAGAAAACATCCGCGTGTTCGAGCCGCAGCTGCCTAGTTTCCAATGCAACTGTTCGCGCGAAAAAGTCGGCAACATGCTGAAAATGCTGGGCAAGCCCGAAATCGAGGAAGCCCTGGCGGACCTGGGCAAGCTGGCGGTGGATTGCGATTTCTGCGGCCAGCATTATGAATTCGACAAAGTGGACTGCGCTCACCTGTTCGCTACGGAAGCGCCGGTCGAGGCGCTGCTGACTACCGGGACCAGCAAGCACTAA
- the ftsB gene encoding cell division protein FtsB: MRLIAIFLTALLILVQYPLWLGKGGWLRVWDMDQQVHAAHDKLDELKARNAKLDSEVHDLKEGTGAVEERARTELGMIKQDEIFIQILDPNGNPADAPAPPNAELTAVEKTVAVAVPDERGKKPQH, from the coding sequence GACTGCCTTGCTGATACTGGTCCAGTACCCACTGTGGCTAGGCAAGGGCGGCTGGCTGCGCGTCTGGGATATGGATCAGCAGGTGCATGCCGCGCATGACAAGCTCGACGAGCTGAAAGCGCGCAACGCCAAGCTGGATTCGGAAGTGCATGATTTGAAAGAAGGCACCGGTGCCGTCGAAGAACGGGCGCGGACAGAGCTAGGCATGATCAAGCAGGATGAGATCTTTATCCAGATCCTCGATCCGAACGGCAATCCGGCCGATGCGCCGGCGCCGCCGAATGCGGAACTGACTGCGGTGGAGAAGACGGTGGCAGTTGCCGTTCCGGATGAACGAGGCAAGAAGCCGCAGCACTGA